The proteins below come from a single Caenibius sp. WL genomic window:
- a CDS encoding helix-turn-helix transcriptional regulator has protein sequence MNQHSQMPPGYRSRIDVSVSTSVLVAQLATHFAPEPGEFVLNERLHTLSLELQVKQSFAVGRFEMGGAPGEFSDIGRALFVPAGVPLRIRSDGVLTNTIRCFFRPPKLEELLGEEIDQSRNRLNSCLNVKRPVVRDLLLRIAREIETPGFASARLLDALSDLLLVELVRYLRETPADGNLLRGGLSRAAYRKVVRRLEEDGPPPSLDELAALAELSKRHLTRAFHETTGMTIHQQLDELRLKRATTLLDDPELSIAEIGERLGFRSGSAFSTAFARWSGKSPSRYRGELVRSRDLRKEELGNLPQTTYQTRQQ, from the coding sequence GTGAACCAGCATTCGCAAATGCCGCCCGGTTACCGCTCGCGGATCGATGTCAGCGTTTCGACATCGGTCCTCGTTGCCCAGCTTGCGACGCATTTTGCGCCCGAGCCGGGGGAGTTCGTTCTCAACGAGCGGCTGCACACACTCTCGCTCGAACTGCAGGTAAAGCAGAGCTTCGCTGTCGGCCGGTTCGAAATGGGGGGCGCGCCGGGGGAATTTTCGGATATCGGCCGCGCGCTGTTCGTCCCGGCCGGGGTGCCGCTGCGCATTCGGTCCGACGGGGTGCTGACCAACACCATTCGCTGCTTCTTCCGCCCGCCCAAGCTGGAAGAACTGCTGGGGGAAGAAATCGATCAGTCGCGCAACCGGCTGAACAGCTGCCTCAATGTCAAACGCCCGGTGGTGCGCGATCTGCTGCTACGGATCGCGCGCGAGATCGAAACCCCCGGTTTCGCTTCGGCCCGCCTGCTCGATGCGCTCAGCGATCTGCTGCTGGTCGAACTGGTGCGCTATCTCAGGGAAACCCCGGCTGATGGCAACCTGTTGCGCGGTGGCCTATCGCGCGCAGCCTATCGCAAAGTGGTGCGGCGACTTGAGGAGGACGGCCCGCCGCCTTCTCTCGATGAACTGGCGGCACTGGCCGAATTGAGCAAGCGCCATCTGACGCGGGCTTTCCACGAAACCACCGGGATGACCATTCACCAGCAGCTGGACGAATTGCGGCTCAAGCGCGCCACGACCTTGCTGGACGATCCGGAACTGTCCATTGCCGAAATCGGGGAACGGCTCGGCTTCCGCTCGGGCTCGGCCTTTTCTACCGCGTTTGCCCGGTGGAGTGGGAAAAGTCCCAGCCGCTATCGCGGAGAACTGGTGCGTTCGCGCGATCTGCGCAAGGAGGAACTGGGCAACCTGCCCCAGACCACCTATCAGACAAGACAGCAGTAA
- a CDS encoding TonB-dependent receptor produces the protein MENSVNTANWAFAAATLSLLATPALAESGSDADRGDNHIIIVTGRSASDQAEQQARATPGGTDVVGYEDYADKSLVSLRDALAYSPGVYLQPRYGQEVRLSVRGSGLSRGYHMRGLTLLQDGVPINLADDNGDFQELEPIFFDHLEVYRGANALRFGSGTLGGAINGVTPNGRDARGLYFRADAGSFDTLRGLASYGGATGRMDYWGAVSADTSDGDRQHARRQSLRFHGNLGIRLSDTIETRFYASHNHIEQDLPGALTMAQALSHPKTGNFMGDQARNIDSVRFQNRTRVALGAAQLNFGVFYNRKSLDHPIYQVIDQESRDHGVFARLEWADGPLSLTVGGEARFGTVDSRRFVNVNGRKGKVTFAADQRARTANLYAELRYRPIERLSLIVGGIYADGYRRQHETYNVTAGGARNVTARADFSEFSPRFGILFEPSGTVQVYANYSRSAELPGFGELAQISQFVPLSAQRAWTAEIGARGTAGIAQWDVSFYRADLKGEMLQYTVGSDIPASTFNAGRTRHQGIEAALALDLAPWLRLRQVYQYSDFRFRRDREFGGNRLPVIPRHMMRAELRFGSDELHIAPNFEWVPQGAWADYANTVRTPGYALLGLTAGARVSDRVDLFFDARNLTGKKAVGDISAVIAAGPASAIYYPVERRAVFGGVRARF, from the coding sequence ATGGAGAACAGCGTGAACACCGCCAATTGGGCTTTTGCCGCCGCCACCCTATCGCTTCTCGCTACCCCCGCGCTTGCCGAAAGCGGCAGCGATGCCGACCGGGGCGACAATCATATCATCATCGTCACCGGCCGTTCGGCCAGCGATCAGGCAGAACAGCAGGCGCGGGCCACCCCTGGGGGCACCGATGTCGTCGGTTACGAAGACTATGCCGACAAATCGCTTGTCTCGTTACGCGATGCGCTGGCCTATTCGCCGGGAGTCTATCTCCAGCCGCGCTATGGGCAGGAAGTGCGCCTGTCCGTGCGCGGATCGGGCCTTTCACGCGGCTATCACATGCGCGGGCTGACACTGCTGCAAGATGGTGTGCCGATCAATCTGGCGGACGACAACGGCGATTTTCAGGAACTGGAACCGATCTTCTTCGACCATCTGGAAGTCTATCGAGGGGCCAATGCGCTGCGGTTCGGTTCGGGCACGCTGGGCGGCGCGATCAACGGCGTGACGCCGAACGGCAGGGATGCGCGTGGGCTCTATTTCCGCGCCGATGCGGGCAGCTTCGACACGTTGCGCGGGCTCGCATCCTATGGCGGGGCAACGGGTAGAATGGACTATTGGGGGGCGGTGAGCGCCGACACCTCGGACGGGGACCGCCAGCATGCCCGCCGCCAATCGCTGCGGTTTCATGGCAATCTGGGGATCCGCCTCAGCGATACGATCGAAACGCGATTCTACGCCAGCCACAACCACATCGAACAGGATCTGCCGGGCGCCCTGACCATGGCGCAGGCGCTGTCCCATCCGAAAACGGGCAATTTCATGGGCGATCAGGCGCGCAATATCGATTCCGTGCGCTTTCAGAACCGCACCAGGGTGGCGCTGGGCGCTGCGCAGCTCAATTTCGGGGTGTTCTACAACCGCAAGTCGCTCGATCATCCGATCTATCAGGTGATCGATCAGGAATCGCGCGACCATGGTGTTTTCGCACGGCTGGAATGGGCCGATGGCCCCCTGTCGCTGACCGTGGGTGGGGAAGCCCGCTTCGGCACCGTGGATTCGCGCCGCTTCGTCAACGTGAACGGCAGGAAGGGCAAGGTGACATTCGCCGCCGACCAGCGCGCCCGTACCGCCAATCTCTATGCCGAACTGCGCTATCGCCCGATCGAACGGTTGAGCCTTATTGTCGGGGGCATTTATGCCGATGGCTATCGCCGCCAGCATGAAACCTACAATGTGACCGCCGGTGGCGCGCGTAATGTCACGGCGCGGGCCGATTTCAGCGAATTTTCGCCCCGCTTCGGGATACTGTTCGAACCGTCGGGTACGGTTCAGGTCTATGCCAATTACAGCCGCTCGGCCGAATTGCCTGGCTTTGGTGAACTGGCGCAGATCAGCCAGTTCGTTCCTCTCTCAGCCCAGCGGGCGTGGACGGCGGAAATCGGCGCGCGCGGCACGGCCGGTATCGCACAGTGGGATGTTTCGTTCTATCGCGCGGACCTGAAAGGCGAGATGCTGCAATATACCGTCGGCAGCGATATTCCGGCGTCCACGTTCAACGCCGGGCGCACCCGCCATCAGGGGATCGAAGCGGCACTGGCGCTCGATCTCGCCCCCTGGCTGCGATTGCGGCAAGTCTATCAGTACAGCGACTTCCGCTTCCGCCGCGATCGTGAGTTCGGCGGCAATCGTCTGCCCGTGATCCCGCGCCACATGATGCGGGCAGAACTGCGGTTCGGGTCGGACGAATTGCATATCGCCCCCAATTTCGAATGGGTGCCACAAGGGGCATGGGCCGACTATGCCAACACCGTGCGCACGCCTGGCTATGCCTTGCTGGGATTGACGGCCGGGGCGCGGGTATCGGATCGAGTCGATTTGTTCTTCGATGCGCGCAATCTCACAGGCAAGAAGGCCGTGGGCGATATCAGCGCGGTGATCGCGGCCGGACCGGCGTCGGCGATCTACTATCCGGTGGAGCGCCGTGCAGTGTTCGGCGGCGTGCGCGCGCGGTTCTGA
- a CDS encoding acyl-CoA dehydrogenase family protein — translation MEFALDSDQNAIVELARTIFADHCDDEQLRKFAASGQPYDAELWRVLAEAGLTGVGLDESVGGTGFGVIETAFLLEQAGAALAPVPLRDTLIAAQTLATAGPAHDGLVAEAATGKAILTSACEEIGAAWDSPALLARRDGNGWRLTGSKTAVPWGMEASAILVSAGIDGADESGLFLLPADTAGLRREAQHGTDLTPLALLDLQDVHLPGDALLDAGQGHGDLLRWHLGRMRVALCASQLGIASEALKRTAGYTAERVQFGRPIGSMQAVQQRAADGYIDVEAMRSTTWRAAWLMDQGLCDDADIAAAKYWAAIGGHRVTHSAQHLHGGMGADITYPIHRFFLAAKAVESALGGAQPMLAALGAHIAAGKARPLSAIGGGFDAV, via the coding sequence ATGGAATTCGCACTCGATAGCGATCAGAACGCGATTGTCGAACTGGCGCGCACCATTTTTGCCGATCACTGCGATGACGAGCAATTGCGCAAATTCGCTGCCTCGGGCCAGCCCTATGATGCTGAGCTATGGCGCGTGTTGGCCGAAGCGGGGCTGACGGGCGTTGGCCTCGATGAAAGCGTCGGCGGCACCGGCTTCGGCGTGATCGAAACCGCGTTCCTGCTCGAACAGGCAGGCGCTGCGCTGGCTCCGGTTCCGCTGCGCGACACGCTGATTGCGGCGCAGACTCTGGCCACGGCGGGGCCAGCGCATGATGGGCTGGTTGCCGAAGCAGCGACAGGCAAGGCCATCCTGACGAGCGCCTGCGAAGAAATCGGTGCGGCATGGGACAGCCCGGCCCTGCTGGCCCGGCGCGACGGCAACGGCTGGCGCCTCACCGGCAGCAAGACCGCCGTGCCCTGGGGCATGGAGGCATCCGCGATTCTCGTATCCGCCGGCATCGATGGTGCGGATGAGTCGGGCCTGTTCCTGCTGCCTGCCGATACGGCTGGCTTGCGGCGCGAAGCGCAGCACGGCACCGATCTGACGCCGCTGGCTCTGCTCGATCTTCAGGACGTTCACCTGCCCGGCGACGCCTTGCTCGATGCGGGGCAAGGCCATGGCGATCTGCTGCGCTGGCATCTGGGGCGCATGCGCGTGGCGCTGTGTGCCAGCCAGCTCGGCATCGCCAGCGAAGCGCTCAAACGCACGGCGGGTTATACGGCGGAACGGGTCCAGTTCGGGCGTCCGATCGGTTCGATGCAGGCGGTGCAGCAACGCGCGGCCGATGGTTACATCGATGTGGAAGCCATGCGCTCGACCACGTGGCGGGCCGCCTGGCTGATGGATCAGGGGCTGTGCGACGATGCCGATATCGCTGCCGCAAAGTATTGGGCGGCGATCGGCGGACACCGGGTCACGCACAGTGCCCAGCATCTGCACGGCGGCATGGGCGCGGACATCACTTATCCGATCCATCGCTTTTTCCTGGCCGCGAAAGCGGTCGAATCCGCGCTTGGCGGCGCGCAGCCGATGCTGGCCGCGCTGGGTGCGCATATCGCGGCAGGCAAGGCGCGTCCGCTGTCTGCCATTGGTGGAGGTTTCGATGCAGTTTGA
- a CDS encoding MaoC family dehydratase N-terminal domain-containing protein: protein MNDVSDLYTQARTWVGKQATRPTTARDPVNVPMVRRWCEAMGETNPIFVDADAARAEGFAAPVSPPAMMEVWTMAQYRPGGRLKDDSIPVLELFDNAGYTGVVATNIEQEYDRYLVEGDTVSFTAVVDDVSEEKRTGLGIGHFVTIRYEFTDQNGEPVGRMLFRVLKFKPNLAQAPAPAVADDAAKPAFPHPRPAITHDNAFYWEGIARRELLIQKCSGCGELRHPPGPACPHCHSLEWDTVKASGKATLYSHVVMHQPRLPTFDYPLPVLLVELEEGVRMVANGIDLPADKLAIGMKLDLDFIEIEPGYLLPAFRPSR, encoded by the coding sequence ATGAATGATGTGAGCGATCTCTATACGCAGGCGCGGACATGGGTCGGCAAGCAGGCGACCCGCCCGACCACGGCGCGCGATCCGGTGAATGTGCCGATGGTGCGCCGCTGGTGCGAAGCGATGGGCGAAACCAATCCGATCTTCGTCGATGCCGATGCGGCGCGGGCCGAAGGGTTCGCTGCACCCGTCAGCCCCCCTGCGATGATGGAAGTGTGGACCATGGCTCAATACCGCCCCGGCGGGCGGCTGAAGGACGATTCGATCCCCGTTCTCGAACTGTTCGATAACGCGGGTTACACCGGCGTCGTCGCCACCAATATCGAACAGGAATACGATCGTTATCTGGTCGAAGGTGATACGGTGTCCTTCACCGCAGTGGTCGATGATGTGTCGGAAGAGAAGCGCACCGGCCTCGGCATCGGGCACTTCGTCACCATCCGCTATGAATTCACCGATCAGAACGGCGAACCGGTGGGGCGGATGCTGTTCCGCGTGCTCAAGTTCAAGCCCAATCTGGCCCAAGCTCCGGCTCCGGCAGTGGCGGACGACGCGGCCAAACCGGCCTTCCCGCACCCCCGCCCGGCGATCACGCATGACAACGCTTTCTACTGGGAAGGCATCGCCCGGCGCGAATTGCTGATCCAGAAGTGTAGCGGCTGCGGCGAATTGCGCCACCCGCCGGGGCCCGCTTGCCCGCATTGCCATTCGCTCGAATGGGATACGGTGAAGGCATCGGGCAAGGCCACGCTCTACAGCCACGTGGTGATGCACCAGCCGCGCCTGCCTACGTTCGATTATCCGCTGCCCGTGCTGCTGGTGGAGCTGGAGGAAGGCGTGCGCATGGTCGCCAACGGTATCGATCTGCCGGCGGACAAGCTGGCAATCGGTATGAAGCTGGACCTCGATTTCATCGAGATCGAGCCGGGCTATCTGTTGCCCGCGTTTCGGCCCTCGCGCTGA
- a CDS encoding VOC family protein, with amino-acid sequence MIRLSHRGICVSDLEASERFYREALGFADYQDHGVIEGPDMDRTMEMSGVRLRAKMLRYPGGPVIELLRFLQPDATGPREKRSTLQYGLVHLSFYVDDIDSAAQKIRDAGGTVYDHTRVQNGEGGITLIYCTDPDGVRIELMHQPGIAQRFSHSGICVSDIDVSLAYYAALGFTPAENYVFDEPTTFLDTINEVPDIRLRAQMIRDAEGNTLELLKVFAPDSFGSRERQPLNRYGLTHIAFWDDDLEKTVPALEAKGGHFVAAAHVRTPSIELQQGGDPDGVRIELMRPVA; translated from the coding sequence GTGATCCGATTGTCCCATCGCGGTATTTGCGTCAGCGATCTCGAAGCATCCGAACGGTTCTATCGCGAGGCGCTGGGGTTCGCGGATTATCAGGATCATGGCGTGATCGAAGGGCCGGACATGGACCGGACCATGGAAATGTCCGGCGTCCGCCTGCGGGCCAAGATGCTGCGTTATCCCGGTGGTCCGGTGATCGAACTGCTGCGTTTCCTCCAGCCCGACGCCACCGGCCCGCGGGAAAAGCGTTCCACGCTGCAATACGGCCTTGTCCACCTCTCGTTCTATGTCGACGATATCGATTCCGCTGCTCAGAAAATCCGCGATGCAGGCGGGACGGTGTACGACCATACGCGCGTGCAGAATGGCGAGGGTGGGATCACTTTGATCTATTGCACCGATCCCGATGGCGTGCGGATCGAGCTGATGCATCAGCCGGGTATCGCCCAGCGCTTTTCGCATAGCGGTATCTGCGTGTCGGATATCGACGTGTCGCTGGCCTACTACGCGGCGCTCGGTTTCACACCGGCGGAAAACTACGTGTTCGACGAGCCTACGACTTTCCTCGACACGATCAACGAAGTGCCGGACATCCGGCTGCGCGCGCAGATGATCCGCGATGCGGAAGGGAACACGCTGGAACTGCTGAAAGTGTTTGCCCCCGATTCTTTCGGTTCGCGGGAACGCCAGCCGCTTAACCGCTATGGTCTGACCCACATCGCCTTCTGGGATGACGATCTGGAAAAGACCGTTCCGGCGCTGGAGGCAAAGGGCGGGCATTTCGTGGCGGCAGCCCATGTGCGCACGCCCTCCATCGAATTGCAGCAAGGCGGCGATCCCGATGGGGTGCGGATCGAATTGATGCGTCCGGTGGCGTGA
- a CDS encoding MaoC/PaaZ C-terminal domain-containing protein: protein MQFEDIKEGAALPELEFPVTASAIVAGALATNDYENVHHDKAAAQATGVPDIFMNILTTNGLVQRYVGAWAGQSARVRSIKIKLGAPNFAGDVMRINGSVAHVDPATREVAVAVSGRNAIGEHVGATVTLHFPERNAA from the coding sequence ATGCAGTTTGAAGATATCAAGGAAGGCGCGGCGCTGCCGGAACTGGAATTCCCCGTCACCGCTTCGGCGATCGTCGCGGGGGCGCTGGCCACCAACGACTATGAAAACGTCCATCATGACAAGGCTGCGGCGCAAGCCACCGGCGTGCCGGACATTTTCATGAACATCCTGACCACCAATGGCCTGGTGCAACGTTATGTCGGGGCATGGGCCGGGCAGAGCGCCCGCGTGCGCAGTATCAAGATCAAGCTCGGCGCCCCCAATTTTGCAGGCGATGTGATGCGGATCAACGGTTCGGTCGCGCATGTCGATCCGGCCACGCGCGAAGTCGCGGTTGCGGTATCGGGCCGTAACGCCATCGGCGAGCATGTCGGCGCGACAGTCACCCTCCATTTTCCTGAAAGGAACGCGGCATGA
- a CDS encoding acyl-CoA dehydrogenase family protein: MRVDYTPEQRAIRAEFRAYLDRLVTDEVRAETLGAEGGPLYRETIRQMGRDGWLTPGWPVEYGGRGLDPRTQKILLEELVLAAAPYPFVTVNTVGPALMRMGTDKQKEMILPRIASGDLIFAIGYSEPGAGTDLAALKTRAVREGDHYRVNGQKIFTSGAEGADYVFLATRTDPDAPPHKGITILMVDARDPGFSFSPIVTVGGIRTNVSYYQDVMVPADMVIGQENGGWRLIAEQLNHERIGLAALSYAGHGHFDRVVEWAKATPVGRTDRMVIDLPWVQMALAEAYALLVASETMGNRVGWEVAEGSTRPDLAGAVKVFGTEGMIKVMRLLLDVLGAAGLVQAGSPGAVLSGRIEREYRACQINTFGGGAVEVLRDMVAQMGLGMPRAPR; encoded by the coding sequence ATGCGGGTCGATTATACCCCCGAACAGCGCGCGATCCGGGCGGAATTTCGCGCATATCTGGATCGGCTCGTCACCGACGAAGTGCGCGCCGAAACATTGGGCGCCGAGGGCGGGCCGCTCTATCGCGAAACCATCCGCCAGATGGGCCGCGACGGTTGGCTGACGCCCGGCTGGCCGGTGGAATACGGTGGGCGCGGGCTCGATCCCCGGACGCAGAAGATTCTGCTGGAAGAGCTGGTGCTGGCCGCCGCGCCTTATCCCTTCGTTACGGTCAACACCGTGGGCCCGGCGCTGATGCGGATGGGCACCGATAAGCAGAAGGAAATGATCCTGCCGCGCATCGCCAGCGGCGATCTGATTTTCGCCATCGGCTATTCCGAACCGGGCGCGGGAACGGATCTCGCCGCGCTCAAGACGCGGGCGGTGCGTGAAGGCGATCATTACCGGGTGAACGGGCAAAAGATCTTCACCAGCGGGGCGGAAGGGGCGGACTATGTCTTCCTCGCCACCCGCACCGATCCCGACGCGCCGCCGCACAAGGGCATAACGATTTTGATGGTCGATGCGCGCGATCCGGGTTTTTCGTTCTCCCCTATAGTCACGGTCGGCGGCATTCGCACCAATGTCAGCTACTATCAGGATGTGATGGTGCCCGCCGATATGGTGATCGGGCAGGAAAACGGCGGCTGGCGGCTGATCGCCGAACAGCTCAACCATGAACGGATCGGGCTGGCGGCATTGAGCTATGCCGGGCACGGCCATTTCGACCGGGTGGTGGAATGGGCGAAAGCGACGCCGGTGGGCCGCACGGACCGGATGGTGATCGATCTGCCATGGGTGCAGATGGCGCTGGCCGAGGCTTATGCCCTGCTGGTGGCGAGCGAGACGATGGGCAACCGTGTCGGCTGGGAAGTGGCCGAAGGATCGACCCGGCCGGATCTCGCGGGTGCGGTGAAAGTGTTCGGTACCGAGGGGATGATCAAGGTCATGCGGCTGTTGCTCGATGTGCTGGGCGCAGCGGGGCTGGTGCAGGCCGGATCGCCGGGTGCGGTGCTTTCCGGGCGGATCGAGCGCGAATACCGCGCATGCCAGATCAATACGTTCGGCGGCGGCGCGGTCGAAGTGCTGCGGGATATGGTGGCGCAGATGGGGCTCGGCATGCCCCGTGCGCCGCGCTGA
- a CDS encoding lipid-transfer protein, whose translation MNALAGKAAIAGIGATEFSKNSGRSELRLAVEATLAALEDAGIDPAEVDGMSTYTMDNNPEIELFRNIGGRNLKFFSRVHYGGGAACAPILHAAMAVATGVAEVVVCYRAMNERSQYRFGAGYAPDAVPTAEAAHYGYYVPFGLMSPASWVAMAAQRYMHEHGATSEDFGRIAVGFRDFAATNPQAWFYQQPITLDDHQNSRWIVEPLHLLDCCQESDGAVAIVVTTAERARKLRQPPVIVRAAAQGACDDQQMMTSYYRPDLTRLSEMDLVAQQLYAMAGIGPADVQAAVLYDHFSPFVLPQIEAFGFAAKGQAKDFVREGNIARGGRLPVNTNGGQLGEAYIHGLNGVAEGVRLARGQSVNQPGDCRNVIVTAGTGVPTSGLILSAD comes from the coding sequence ATGAACGCGCTTGCTGGCAAGGCGGCCATCGCCGGAATCGGCGCCACCGAATTTTCCAAGAACAGCGGGCGCAGCGAACTGCGGCTGGCGGTGGAAGCGACTCTCGCCGCGCTGGAAGATGCCGGGATCGACCCCGCGGAAGTGGATGGCATGTCCACCTACACGATGGACAACAACCCCGAGATCGAGCTGTTCCGCAATATCGGCGGGCGCAATCTCAAGTTTTTCAGCCGGGTCCATTATGGCGGCGGGGCTGCCTGCGCGCCGATCCTGCACGCGGCGATGGCCGTGGCCACGGGCGTGGCCGAAGTGGTGGTGTGCTACCGCGCGATGAACGAACGTTCGCAATACCGCTTCGGGGCGGGCTATGCGCCCGATGCGGTGCCGACGGCGGAAGCGGCGCACTACGGCTACTATGTGCCGTTCGGGTTGATGTCTCCGGCAAGCTGGGTGGCGATGGCCGCGCAGCGCTATATGCACGAACACGGCGCGACATCGGAAGATTTCGGCCGCATCGCCGTGGGCTTCCGCGATTTTGCCGCGACCAATCCCCAGGCGTGGTTTTACCAGCAGCCGATCACGCTGGACGATCACCAGAATTCGCGCTGGATCGTGGAGCCGTTGCATCTGCTTGATTGCTGTCAGGAATCGGATGGCGCGGTGGCGATTGTCGTCACCACGGCGGAACGGGCGCGCAAGCTGCGCCAGCCGCCGGTGATCGTTCGCGCAGCAGCGCAGGGCGCGTGCGACGATCAGCAGATGATGACGAGCTATTACCGCCCCGATCTGACCCGGCTGTCCGAAATGGATCTGGTGGCGCAGCAGCTCTATGCCATGGCGGGCATCGGCCCGGCGGATGTGCAGGCGGCGGTGCTCTACGATCACTTCTCGCCTTTCGTGCTGCCGCAGATCGAAGCGTTCGGCTTCGCAGCGAAGGGACAGGCGAAGGATTTCGTGCGTGAAGGAAACATCGCCCGGGGTGGCCGCCTGCCGGTGAACACCAATGGCGGGCAATTGGGTGAAGCCTATATCCATGGCCTGAACGGCGTGGCCGAAGGCGTCCGCCTTGCGCGCGGGCAAAGTGTCAACCAGCCCGGCGATTGCCGCAATGTGATCGTAACGGCGGGAACCGGCGTGCCAACATCGGGATTGATCCTTTCGGCGGACTGA
- a CDS encoding energy transducer TonB, which yields MFDGADYRSEEGAMPSALRRAPIPVEVGVLSPGANGRMNDEGPRISAARYGDTRRPNITAIIVTAMIHAIVLAAVLMIRSEAPQEKRRERLTVVDLMASPPPPPPSPDTPPPPQSEIAAPRPPIRIAPTPPVAATPDPQPQAPVAPVSAPAIAPQPSVIAAPAPPSTVQVSDLSVRMTSGSPPRYPMESRRKREQGTVVLSLTLGLDGRVANISVARSSGFDRLDQAALSAVRKWRWAPLIQDGKPVLMKGVVEIPFVLKNAD from the coding sequence ATGTTCGACGGCGCGGATTATCGGAGCGAGGAAGGGGCGATGCCGTCTGCCCTGCGGCGTGCGCCGATCCCTGTCGAGGTCGGTGTGCTGTCCCCCGGTGCGAATGGCCGCATGAATGACGAGGGTCCGCGCATATCGGCTGCCCGCTATGGCGATACGCGCCGGCCCAATATCACCGCGATCATCGTAACCGCCATGATCCATGCCATCGTGCTGGCCGCGGTCCTGATGATCCGCAGCGAGGCCCCGCAGGAAAAGCGGCGTGAGCGGCTGACAGTGGTCGATCTCATGGCCTCGCCACCGCCTCCGCCGCCCTCTCCGGACACGCCTCCGCCACCTCAGTCCGAAATCGCCGCCCCGCGTCCGCCGATCCGGATCGCACCCACGCCGCCAGTGGCGGCGACGCCCGATCCGCAGCCGCAAGCCCCGGTTGCGCCCGTATCGGCACCGGCCATCGCCCCCCAGCCCTCCGTAATAGCCGCGCCGGCGCCGCCCAGCACAGTGCAGGTGTCCGATCTTTCGGTGCGCATGACCTCGGGTTCGCCGCCGCGCTATCCGATGGAAAGCCGCCGCAAGCGCGAACAGGGCACGGTGGTTCTCTCGCTTACGCTCGGCCTCGATGGCCGGGTGGCAAATATTTCCGTGGCGCGCAGCAGCGGTTTCGATCGCCTGGATCAGGCCGCGTTGTCCGCCGTGCGCAAATGGCGCTGGGCCCCGTTGATCCAGGATGGCAAGCCGGTCCTGATGAAAGGTGTTGTTGAAATACCCTTCGTCCTGAAAAACGCGGATTAG
- a CDS encoding response regulator transcription factor encodes MRLLVENGYHATGAADGEELLRAMADRGSNPVDLILLDIMLPGDDGLTLCRRIREYSKVPIIIISARGMEADRVAGLDTGADDYIAKPFGRSELLARVRALLRRAGESRIPPEAFEVTQLDFAGWRYFPKRRELFAPSGAEVPLTAAEHDLLQTLLRHPQRTIGRERLIELVRHRIGNSTDRSIDVLVSRLRRKLGGQRNHLIRTIRGVGYMFAADVTGS; translated from the coding sequence ATGCGGCTTCTGGTGGAAAACGGCTATCATGCGACCGGCGCTGCCGATGGCGAGGAATTGCTGCGGGCGATGGCGGATCGCGGATCCAACCCGGTCGACCTGATCCTGCTCGATATCATGCTGCCCGGCGATGACGGATTGACGCTGTGCCGCCGGATTCGCGAATACAGCAAAGTGCCGATCATCATCATCAGCGCACGCGGGATGGAAGCGGATCGGGTGGCGGGGCTGGATACCGGGGCGGACGATTACATCGCGAAGCCTTTCGGCCGGTCCGAACTTCTGGCCAGAGTGCGGGCCTTGCTGCGCCGGGCAGGCGAATCGCGCATTCCGCCCGAAGCGTTCGAAGTGACCCAGCTCGATTTCGCGGGCTGGCGCTATTTCCCCAAGCGGCGCGAGCTTTTTGCGCCCAGCGGGGCGGAAGTGCCGTTGACCGCGGCCGAGCATGACCTGCTGCAAACGCTCCTGCGCCATCCGCAGCGCACCATCGGGCGCGAAAGGCTGATCGAACTGGTGCGCCACAGGATCGGCAATTCCACCGACCGCAGTATCGATGTGCTGGTCAGCCGCTTGCGCCGCAAGCTGGGCGGGCAGCGCAACCACCTGATCCGCACCATCCGGGGCGTGGGCTATATGTTCGCCGCCGATGTGACAGGTTCCTGA
- a CDS encoding DUF2946 family protein translates to MHALRTFLLGHRGLAAFAVALALCMKVLLPVGYMLSSSLDGSSTRVLTLTLCHTGSEDGPAVANVTVPVDGQAKGDGKSAAGKADGQCAYSSLSMSAVVGASPALLALAFAIILALGLAPARRLPFGPIAYLRPPLRGPPSFV, encoded by the coding sequence ATGCACGCCTTGCGCACCTTTCTGCTCGGCCATCGCGGCCTGGCCGCATTCGCGGTGGCGCTGGCCCTGTGCATGAAAGTGCTGCTGCCGGTGGGCTACATGCTTTCCAGCAGCCTGGATGGTTCATCCACGCGCGTTCTGACTCTGACTCTCTGCCACACCGGCAGCGAAGATGGGCCGGCGGTTGCCAATGTCACTGTCCCGGTCGATGGGCAGGCGAAGGGTGACGGAAAGAGCGCTGCGGGCAAGGCGGACGGGCAGTGCGCCTATTCTTCCCTGTCGATGTCGGCGGTGGTCGGGGCCTCGCCCGCGCTGCTGGCGCTGGCTTTTGCCATTATCCTTGCGCTGGGGCTCGCCCCGGCGCGGCGTCTGCCGTTCGGGCCGATCGCCTATCTGCGGCCGCCATTGCGCGGGCCGCCAAGCTTCGTCTGA